One genomic window of Mycteria americana isolate JAX WOST 10 ecotype Jacksonville Zoo and Gardens chromosome 6, USCA_MyAme_1.0, whole genome shotgun sequence includes the following:
- the RAB8B gene encoding ras-related protein Rab-8B isoform X2 produces the protein MAKTYDYLFKLLLIGDSGVGKTCLLFRFSEDAFNTTFISTIGIDFKIRTIELDGKKIKLQIWDTAGQERFRTITTAYYRGAMGIMLVYDITNEKSFDNIKNWIRNIEEHASSDVERMILGNKCDMNEKRQVSKEKGEKLAIDYGIKFLETSAKSSINVEEAFFTLARDIMTKLNRKMNDNSSSGAGGPVKITENRSKKSSFFRCTLL, from the exons ATGGCGAAGACCTACGACTACCTGTTCAAGCTGCTGCTGATCGGGGACTCGGGCGTGGGCAAGACCTGCTTGCTCTTCCGCTTCAGCGAGGACGCCTTCAACACCACCTTCATCTCCACCATCG GAATCGACTTTAAGATCAGAACAATAGAATTAGATGGAAAGAAAATCAAGCTACAAATATG gGATACAGCAGGCCAGGAGAGATTCCGCACAATCACAACAGCTTACTACAGAGGAGCCATG gGAATTATGCTGGTGTATGATATCACAAATGAAAAGTCTTTTGACAACATAAAAAACTGGATAAGAAACATAGAGGAG catgCCTCTTCAGATGTAGAAAGAATGATACTGGGTAACAAATGTGATATGAATGAAAAAAGacaagtttcaaaagaaaaaggggagaag TTAGCAATTGATTATGGAATCAAATTTTTGGAGACAAGTGCAAAATCCAGCATAAATGTGGAAGAG GCATTTTTCACACTTGCACGGGACATTATGACAAAGCTCAACAGAAAAATG aatgACAACAGTTCATCAGGGGCAGGTGGGCcagtaaaaataacagaaaatcgATCTAAGAAGAGCAGCTTCTTTCGATGCACGCTACTTTGA
- the RAB8B gene encoding ras-related protein Rab-8B isoform X1, producing the protein MAKTYDYLFKLLLIGDSGVGKTCLLFRFSEDAFNTTFISTIGIDFKIRTIELDGKKIKLQIWDTAGQERFRTITTAYYRGAMGIMLVYDITNEKSFDNIKNWIRNIEEHASSDVERMILGNKCDMNEKRQVSKEKGEKLAIDYGIKFLETSAKSSINVEEAFFTLARDIMTKLNRKMNDNSSSGAEEFNAILLSPAETEEF; encoded by the exons ATGGCGAAGACCTACGACTACCTGTTCAAGCTGCTGCTGATCGGGGACTCGGGCGTGGGCAAGACCTGCTTGCTCTTCCGCTTCAGCGAGGACGCCTTCAACACCACCTTCATCTCCACCATCG GAATCGACTTTAAGATCAGAACAATAGAATTAGATGGAAAGAAAATCAAGCTACAAATATG gGATACAGCAGGCCAGGAGAGATTCCGCACAATCACAACAGCTTACTACAGAGGAGCCATG gGAATTATGCTGGTGTATGATATCACAAATGAAAAGTCTTTTGACAACATAAAAAACTGGATAAGAAACATAGAGGAG catgCCTCTTCAGATGTAGAAAGAATGATACTGGGTAACAAATGTGATATGAATGAAAAAAGacaagtttcaaaagaaaaaggggagaag TTAGCAATTGATTATGGAATCAAATTTTTGGAGACAAGTGCAAAATCCAGCATAAATGTGGAAGAG GCATTTTTCACACTTGCACGGGACATTATGACAAAGCTCAACAGAAAAATG aatgACAACAGTTCATCAGGGGCAG